One Littorina saxatilis isolate snail1 linkage group LG1, US_GU_Lsax_2.0, whole genome shotgun sequence genomic window carries:
- the LOC138950363 gene encoding growth hormone secretagogue receptor type 1-like — MTSDVSPEELILWLVCPVVFLFGMVGNVITLVVMYRLRHHFLTFAYYFAALSLSDSMLLVFSMLPRWAESLTKLRFEVKDHLMCKIDAVVHYAAFIASSWFLAGLAAHRAAVVLWPYSVGSPYAQPVAKLLISMVAASSGLMAFFMLSRDDMNFEDCYFGSAIKLRHKGPEVWFWVDSALIFFLPCIVIVGANVVIMLHLIASDDQVLMEYTNAAVNFYLYCLTGERFRKETKNIRYIHMRRRSSEPEEEESGGQTPVLVLSVVRVDSSCSRSSILKRTRSTSSVRKTVSFQDEKTAFLEDTDAQTLTFPLQPHHGKISETKTEDSIAS, encoded by the exons ATGACGTCTGATGTGAGTCCCGAGGAACTCATTCTGTGGCTCGTGTGCCCAGTTGTGTTTCTGTTCGGGATGGTTGGCAACGTCATAACGCTGGTCGTTATGTACCGTCTGCGACATCACTTCCTGACCTTCGCTTACTACTTTGCTGCACTGTCTCTGTCAGATTCCATGCTTCTCGTCTTCTCAATGCTCCCGAGATGGGCCGAGTCGCTGACTAAGCTGAGGTTCGAAGTGAAGGACCACCTGATGTGCAAAATCGACGCAGTGGTTCATTACGCGGCTTTCATCGCTTCTTCTTGGTTCTTGGCGGGCCTGGCAGCTCACAGGGCAGCCGTGGTGTTGTGGCCCTACAGCGTGGGCAGTCCCTACGCACAGCCAGTAGCTAAGCTGCTCATAAGTATGGTCGCTGCCTCCTCAGGCTTGATGGCGTTTTTCATGCTTTCCAGAGACGACATGAACTTCGAAGATTGCTACTTTGGCAGTGCCATTAAGCTGAGGCATAAAGGGCCCGAGGTCTGGTTCTGGGTCGATTCTGCGCTCATCTTTTTCCTTCCGTGTATTGTCATCGTAGGTGCAAATGTAGTGATTATGCTGCACCTGATAGCTTCAGACGATCAAGTTT TGATGGAGTACACTAACGCTGCCGTCAACTTCTACCTCTACTGTTTGACTGGAGAACGTTTTCGTAAAGAGACCAAAAACATCAGGTATATACACATGAGACGCCGCTCATCAGAACCAGAGGAGGAGGAATCGGGCGGACAAACACCAGTTCTGGTTCTTTCGGTGGTGAGGGTGGATTCATCATGCTCCAGGAGTTCCATCCTGAAGAGGACACGGTCCACCTCCAGCGTCAGGAAGACGGTATCCTTTCAGGACGAGAAGACTGCTTTCCTCGAGGACACGGACGCCCAAACACTGACATTTCCGCTTCAGCCACACCACGGCAAAATCTCCGAAACGAAAACAGAGGACTCGATCGCCAGTTGA